Below is a window of Streptomyces qaidamensis DNA.
GTCGTAGCCCTCGAACTGGCTGATGACGCCTTGGTGGAAGGGCACCCGCAACCGTCGGGAGACCTCCTCCCACTTGGGGAGTTCGTCGCCGCCCAGCCGGACGCGTTCGAACAGTTCCTCGCGGCGCCAGGCGGGAAGGCGCCGCACGAGGTCCAGGGCACGGGTGAGGACCCAGGCGGCGGTGACATTGGTGTACGTGTTGTCGTCCAGCCCCGGCGTCGTGGCACCCGGGTAGCCGTCGTGGTATTCGTCGGGGCCGACGACGCCGCGAATGCGGTAGCGGCCCGCGCCGTCGTCGAAGTCGGCGAGGTCCGCCCAGAAGCGGGCGATCTGCAGCAGCATCTCCGCGCCCTTGATATGCAGGTACTCCGTGTCGCCGGTGGCCTCGCAGTACTGCCACACGTTGTAAGCGACTGCCGAGCCCACGTGGTGCTGAAGCCGGGAGTGGTCGGGCAGCCAGCGCCCCGAGCGCGGGTTGAGATGCCACACCTGAGTCTCTTCGCGGCCGTCGCTGCCGCTCTGCCACGGGTACATCGCCCCGGCCCGGCCGATGGCGGCGGCCGCCCGGCACGCTCGCGGGAGGCGTCGGTAGCGGTAGTTCAGCAGCGCCCGGGAGACCTCCGGGAAGTGCAGGTTGAGATACGGCAGCACGAACAGTTCGTCCCAGAACACATGGCCCCGGTACGCCTCACCGTGCAGGCCCCGGGCCGGCACTCCCACGTCCAGGTCCGCGGTGTGCGGCGAGAGCGTCTGCAGGACGTGGAAGAGATGGAGGCGCAGGACGCCGCCGGCCCGGCCGGGCACCTGGATGTCCGCGCGCCGCCACAACCGCTCCCACGCGGCGACGTGGGAGTCCAGCAGGGCCGAGAAGCCCGCTGCCGTGGACACCCGGTCGAGTGCTGCCTCGAGCGGGTCGCTGATCGCCGTGTCGCGGGAGGTGAACAGCGCCACTGTCTTCTCCACGTCGACGGGTCGGCCCGGAGCGATCGGGACCACCAAGCGGTGGACGGCACGGCGCCGGGCGGGACGCAGCTCCGAAGAGGCCGCGGATCGGCCGACGACGACCGTCCGGGCGGCCATGGCGATACCGATGCCCGAGGTGCTGGTGCGGCAGCTCAGCCAGACCGTGTCGGACTCCTGTGCCCCCGTCCGCACATGGGTCAGGTGGCTCGCGTTGAGGGCGCGGTAGCGGTGCACATTGCCGTTGATCACGTCACCGTCGAGGCAGGACCGGATCTCGATCTCCCCCGACCAGTCCTCGGGCGTGAAGACCGTCCGCAGGGCCGCCAGGTGAGGGTCCCCCATGTGCACCAGGCGGGTCTGCCGGACGCCGAGCACGCCCACATCGTCGTCCCGGAAACGAAGGGTGCGGGTGAGCGTGGCCCAGCGCAGGTCCAGGACATGCCGGTAGTCCAGTAGTGCGCTCGTGTCCGGGGAGAACCACGGGCACCACGCTCCCCCGGCTCGGCGTACACGGAACCGCAGAAGCAGCCAGTTCGGAAGGTTGACCAGGTCCTCGTTCACCACGTGCCGTCCCGCTACGGGCGACTCCAGGCGGTTGTAGCACCCGGCGGCGTAGGTCCCCGGGTAGTGCACCAGGCCCGCCCGGCACTCGGGCGCCGCGCCACGCGTGGCGAAGTAGCCGTTGCCCAGCGTGCAGAGTGATTCGCGCAGCCGCTCGGCCGTGGGATCGTAGCCCTCGTACTCCCATGTCCAGTCCGACATCCGCGCCCTGCCCTTCTCGCTCGACGAGATGTGCGGGAGCGTGAGCCGCGCGCCGGATCAGGCCCGCTGCGGGACGACGGCCACCGGGCACTCGGCGTGATGCAGCAGGGTGTGGGCGACCCTGCCGAGCTGCAGACCGAAGTGACCGTGCCGCCTCAATGCGCCCACGACCACCAGATCGGTCTCGGTCGAGGCATCCAGGAGGACCTTGTGTGCGGGGCCTTCGACCGCTCGGCGATGCACATCGACCTGCGGATGGTCCCGTACGGCGTCGCGCAGTGCGTCGGTGAGGAGCGCGGAGGCCCGTTCCTCGTGGGCACCGGCGGCGTCGTCCGCGATGAGGGGATGGTCCACGTGCTCATGGGCGGGGCGGCGCCAGGCCCGTACCGCGTGCAGGGCGCTGCCGCGCGCCTCGGCCTCGCGGAAGGCGAACCGCACAGCGGCCGAGCCCTCCATCGAATCGCCGACGCCGACCATGACCTTGCCGAAGGTGCCCTGCTGGTTTCGCTCCCCGCCGCGGACCACGAAGACCGGGCACACCGCACGGGCGGCCACCGCGAGGCTGACGGACCCCAGCAGCAACCCGGCGACCTCGCCGCGACCGCGGGAACCAACGACCAGGGCGAAGGATTCATGAGCCGCGTGCAGGAGCGCGGACACGGCGTCGTCGGGCAGCACGTCACTCGACACCTTCACCTGCGGGTTGCGCAGTTGGGCGCGTTCCGCGCAGGACGCCGCGATGTGCTCGGCCAGAACCTCTTCGGCCGGACGGTCGGTGCTGAAGGAGGGGAGGCGTCCCTCGTACCGCTCCCACAAAGAGGCGTGGACGATCCGCAGAGACAGCCCGAGACGTGCCGCCTCGTCCACCGCCCAGTCCACGGCGTGCAGGCTGGAGTCCGATCCGTCGACACCCACGACCAGCGGGAGTTCCATGGTCACCATCACCTTCCTGCCCCGGGCGCTGCGGGAAGTCCCTGTCAATACCGTCGCACCGCCCTGGGCCCGTCGCGACACGTGGACCGACCCTTGGCAGGGGCAGCCACGCCCAGGTTGCACTGCGCCGATTTGCGACGATCGTGGAGTCAGGTGGCCGAGAGAAGGAACGGGTGCCGCTCCTGCCATCTCAGCCACGGCCGTCTCGTCGGCCGGACAGGGCCCGCTCCGCGCCGAGGTCACGGTGAAGGGAGACGATCGTGGTGGTGAGGACCGGCGCTTTCGGCGCCCTGACCAAGAAGCATCAGGAGCAGCTCATGCCGCTGGCTCGTGAAGTGTCGTTCGCGATCGACGAGCGCATCTTCAACGAGGGCGCCAAAGCCGACCGCTTCTGGATCATCCACACGGGCACCGTCGCTCTCGACGTCCATGTTCCCGGCCGCCGCGCGGCGGTCATCGAGACCCTCGGTGCCGGGGAACTGCTGGGCTGGTCCTGGCTGGTCCCTCCCCATCACTGGCACTTGGGGGCCCAGGCCACCAGCCCGGTACGCGCCTACGAGTTCGACGCGGCCGCGGTCAGTGAGCTGTGCGGGAAGGACCCGGAACTGAGACAGGAACTGTTGGCCTATGTCGCCGCAGTGATCGCGGGGCGGCTCAGGTCCGCGCGGGTTCGGCTGCTCGACCTGTACGCGCCCTACGGCGCGGGCGAGGTGCCCTGACGAGGCGAGACGAGGTGGTTCGCGGTGTCCGAGACCCCGCACATCGTCAGCGATGTGATGACCCAGACGGTCGTGGCCGTGGGACGCGACGCGCCCTTCAAGGAGATCGTCCGGACCATGGAGCAGTGGAAGGTCAGTGCCATGCCGGTCCTGGAGGGTGAAGGGCGCGTCATCGGCGTCGTGTCCGAGGCCGACCTGCTGCCCAAGGAGGAGTTCCGCGACAGCGACCCGAACCTCTTCGAGCAGCGCCGGCGCCTGTCCGACTTCGCCAAGGCCGGGGGCGTGACGGCGGAAGAGCTCATGAGCACCCCCGCGATCACGGTCCACCCCGACGCCACCTTGGCACAGGCGGCCAGGATCATGGCCGTCCGGCACGTCAAGCGACTGCCCGTGGTCGACGACATCGGCATGCTCCAAGGCATCGTCAGCCGTGCCGATCTGTTGAAGGTCTTCCTGCGGTCGGACGAGGACATCGAGGAGGAGGTCCGCCGCACCGTGGTGTCCTACCTCTTCCCGGCCTTCAGCCACGCCATCCACGTGAACGTACACGAGGGAGTCGTCACCCTCCGCGGACACATCCACGACACCTCGCTCATCTCGGTCGCCGTGCGCCTCGTGCGCGCCGTGGAGGGCGTCGTGGACGTCGAGCCGCAGCTCACCGGGCAGTCAGCCGGTCCGGACAGGCCGGAGGAAGGTCCGTGACCCGTGTACCGGGCGGCGCCCGGCACCGACGGGCTGCGGTCCCTCGGGCAGGTCAGGGCCGGATGTCGAGTACCTCCGCCACTGGTCGGCGCGGCGTGCGGGGGCCTTTGGGGCCGTATCCCAGGCGCAGCAGCATCTGCATGTAACCCGTCCCGGTGACCGGATCACGCAGCGGCCAGCGCAGGTCCGTCCATTCGAGGGGCTGGGTGGCGAAGGAGCTGGACAGGCCCTCCAGGGTGGCCAGCAGCAGGACGCGTTCCATGGCCTGGCCGGCTCGCAGCCAGTCCTCCGGACGGTCGTGGCTCGTGCTGACCAGGGCTACCTGAGGGCTCTCTTCGAAGTCTGCGGCGTCCCGTCCCGCCACCTGCCGCGGGCCCGCGAAGTCCCGCATGGGAGCTTGGCCCCCGCGCTTGCGCGGCCCGAAGGCGTATTCCGGGACTCCGTCGTCGGTCATGTTCGCCGACGGAGCGTCGATACGGGTCCATTCGGCCAGGTCCTGGTCGCTGCCGCGGTCGGTGAGGTTGCGCGCCTCGGCTTCTCGGACCATCTCCAGCACCTCCTGCAGATGCCATGAGGTGGGGAACGTCAGCTCGGCTCCCTCACGCCGGGCGGCCTCGCTGAGCGCCTCCCGCACGGCATCGGGAATCTCCGTCTCGTCGAACGGGAAGCGGCTGCTGTGCCGTTCGTGGATCGCCGGATACAGCGCGCCGAGGTCGTTCTCCCCGATTCCGGGTGCGGTCAGCCGCACGCTCGCGAGGAGCGCCGGATCGGACGGGTCGTGCAGCAGCCGGGTCTCCGGATGCCAGCCCTCGTGGGCCACGGCGACCCGCAGGTTCAGCAGGGCGGCGCCGCAGCCGATGTGAAGGCCGCGGGTACGGGGGTCGGAGCGGGGCATGGCACGCTCGAAGTCGGCGCGCATCTCGAACGTGCGGCTGCGCCGGACGTAGCGGAAGCGCCAGGGCTGTGCGTTGTGCATCGACGGGGCGGCGGCAGCGTCGTGGACCATGTCCGTCAGGCGCTCCTCGGACGGTTCTTGTCCGCTCACCGGAGTCTCCTCTCGCGGATCGGCAGCAGGCCAGGAGGGGGCCGGTCCTGCGGTGGCTCACTCGTCGGCAGGGGTGATGCGCCGGCCCGTGAGGCTCGCGGGCCGGATCGACACCCACATCTCGCGTTCACCGCCTGCCCAGGGCGTGGTGTGGGCGCGCCGGGTGAGCCCGTGCACGGCGTCGGGCTCCGTGACGACGTGCGCCGGGCCGACTGCCAGCACACTCCAGCCTTGACTCATGGCCTCGTCCACATGGTCCACTTCGAAGGCGACTTCCTTCCCCACGGCCGCTGCCGGCGCCGAGCCGGGCGCCGTCCGGAAAACGATGGCGTCGTCTACGACCTCGTAGTTGACGGGGACCACCGCCGGGCGCCCGTCGGACGCCGGGACCGCGATGCGCCCCACACCGTGCGTGGACAGCAGAGTGCGGCACTCCTGCGGGCTGAGATCCCTCAGCTGAGGGTGCAGGAGCGCCTGGCCTTGGCCGGGAGGCAGATCGATGCCGCCCCCACGCAGGGCAGCGACGGTGGTGCCCAGCGCGTCGGCCAGCCTGATGAGAGTGCCCAGACTCGGGTCGGCGGGCTGATCCTCCAGGTACGCCAGGTAGTCGGGCGACATGCGGGCGCGGCGGGCCGTCTCTCTCAGGCTGAGCCCACTCCTGTGGCGGTCCGCGGCCACGCGCCGGCCGATGTCGCCAGGGTTGGGAGTCCCGGTCGGCGGGGCTGCCGCGGAGACGGGCCCCGGCTCGGCCGTGTCCGGCTGGGAGGCCCCCTGGGGAGTCCCGGGCCGCTGTCCGTGCTCGACGTGGCGGAGGTGCGCGTCGGGGCCGGGGAACACGAGCGTCACTTCATTCGTGTCCGACCAGCGCACGTCGTAGGGAGGTGTTCCGTCCTCGTGGTGGAGTCCGACGATCTCGCCGTCGCGCCTGGTGGCGCCGGTCGCCGGGCTTTCGATGACGAGTTGGTCGCCGAGGTGAGCTCGCATGATCGCCGCCCTCTCCTCAGAATGGTGTTGTAACCAACGTGCCACGCGCGACAGACCACCGCATGGGCCGACCGGTCCCCATCCGCAGGGTGGGCCGGGATGACTGACTGTCACGTACCGGATGGGAGCCGACATGCGTCACCGAACGGTCGCGGAACTCATGACCCGGGACGTCGTCCGAGCGCGGCGTGACACGCCGTTCAAGGAGATCGCCAGGCTGCTGGCGGAGAACGACGTCACCGCCGTACCCGTCGTGGACGATCTGGACCGTCCCGCGGGTGTGGTGTCGGAGGCCGATCTGCTGCGCAAGAGCGCCGACCGGACCGACCCCTCCGGTCGAAGCCCGGTTCCACACCTCGAGGCATGGGAGCGGGCCAAGGCGGAGGGGTCCCGCGCGGAGGAGCTGATGTCGGCTCCCGCGGTGTGCGCACGTCCGGAGTGGAGCGTGGTCGAGGCCGCCCGGCTGATGGAGGTCCATCACATCAAGCGGCTGCCCGTGGTGGACGAGACGGACCGGCTGCTGGGCATCGTCAGCCGTGGTGACCTGCTGCGGATCTTCCTGCGCCGGGACGACGCCATCCGCGACGAGATCACCGAGGACGTGCTGTGGCGCACGATGGGCCTTGCTCCTTCGGAGGTGACGGCCGAGGTGCGCGACGGACGGGTCGAACTCGGTGGCTCCGTCGAGTTCAGGAGTCTGATTCCCGTCATCGAGCGGCTGTGCGGCAGCGTCGACGGCGTGGTCTCGGTCGCCGGGCACATCGCCTACCGGAACGACGACGCCCGCCCTTCATCCGCCGGCGGCTGAGCCCCGCAGAAACGTGGTCGTGCGGAGGGCCGACGCCAGAACCGCCGGCCCTCCGGAAACAAGCGGGTACCTGCCGGGCCCGGTGGCTGGCCCGCAGTCGGCTCAGCCGGTGATCTCGACGCGGTGTGCCTTGCCCTGCTCGGTCTTCGGGACGCGCACCGTGAGGATCCCGTTGGTCAGATCCGCGCTGATGTGCTCGGTGTCGGAGTTCGGGGGCAGCGTCGTGCGGTAGTCGAACTGCCCGATGCGGCGGGTGTGCCTGCGTACCACCCCTGCGTGCTCCTTCTCCTTGATCTCTCCGTGGATGTCGAGTTCTCCCTCGTCCACCTCCACGGTGATCTGGTCCTTCTCCACTCCGGGAAGCTCGAGTTCCACCAGGTAGGCGTCCTCGGTGTCCTCGATGTCGGCCAGCGGCGCCCAGGGCTCGGCCGCGCCGAACTGGGAGGTGCCGCCACCAGGGAAGGCGGCATGCATGAGCTGGTCGACCCTGGTACGGAGGTCCTCCAGCTCACGCAGGGCTGCCGGAAGCCCACCCCTGCCGTGTCGTGCTGGATGCGTCATGAGTGATCCTCCTTGACTTGCTTGCCGCCGTCGGTCACAAGCGCCAGCCGACGGACGGACGGGTGCTGGGCCGGGACGCCCCCACGCCCTCGATGTCGCGCTCGGCGATGTCCAGCAGTTGCTGGGCGAGTTCTCGCATGGCACGGCCCGCCGCCAGTTCGTCGCCGATCTCCGGCACGTTCGTGTCCGCCGGATGACGGTGCGCGGTTCCATGGCCGGTGAGCTCCGTGGTGCCGGTGTCCAGGACCACATGTGCCTTCGTCGCTCCCTCGTCATCCTCGAAGAGGTGGAGACGAACCTTCCATTCCACCGTATGTGGCATCACTTTTCTCCTCACTGCGATCCGGATGCGGCCGTCATGGACTCGCGGGCCGTGCGTAGGAAGCCGACGTCTGTTCGTCGATGTGGCGCCGGACGCGGCGGGCGAGTGCGCTCAGGTGCTCGGAGGCCGTCGCGCGGGGCGCGACCGGGTCCCGTATCCGGCGGGCGGCCGGTGGCAGACCGGCCAGATCGGCGGCGAGTCTCTGCCGGCACGCGTCGAGCGTGGCCCTGCCGCCGGTGCGCTGCCCACCGCGCATCACCGTCTCCAGCAGCGGGCTGCCGTCGCCGGACGACTGCTCGTCGGTGAGACGGATCACGTCGGCGTATGCCGTTCGGCGGAACACCTGCTTGGGGCCGGGTGCGGTCACTTTCGCCGACGACAGCTTCATCACCGGGCGCCCGTCGTACTCCACCATCTTGTACGCGGAGTCCAGGTACGGGGCGTCGGCCGAGACCCCGACCCGGGTTCCGACGGCGTAGGTGTCGATCGGCGCTCCGGAGCGGACCAGGTCGTCCACGGCGTACTCGTCGAGCCCTCCGCTGGCGATGATCCGCACGTCGGGCAGGCCGACGCTGTCGAGGATGGAGCGTGCCCGGGCTGCCAGGGCACCGAGGTCGCCGCTGTCCAGCCGTACGGCCGAGCCGGGACCGCGGTCCAAGTCCCGCAGGACGCGCGCCGCGACGCGGACGCCCTCCTCGGTGTCGTACGTGTCCACCAGCAACGTCACGGGGCCGAGGTGGCAGCGTGCGAACGCGCGGAACGCTTCTTCCTCCGTGGCGAACGCCTCCACGTAGGAGTGGGCCATCGTGCCGACGGCGGGGATGCCGAGAGCCGTGGCCGCGGCCACGTTGCTGGTGCCGGCGAAGCCGGCCATCGCACCGAGCCGGGCGGCCTGGAAGCCGGCTTGCGGGCCGTGGGCGCGCCGCAGGGAGAAGTCCACGACCGGATGCCCGGCCGCCGCGAGCACACAACGCGCTGCCTTCGAGGCGATGGCCGTCTGGTGGCTGATCTGGTTGAGCACGTACGTTTCGACCAGTTGCGCCTGTGGAAGCGGCGCGGTCACCTCCAGCAGCGGCTCTCCCGCGAGCACGATCCGGCCCTCCGGTACGGCCCGCACGTCACCCGTGAACTCCAGGCCGAGCAGGGGCTGAAGATCCCGCGGGGGCCGGTGCAGCGCGGAAGCGAAAGCGTCGACGTCCTCGGGCCCCACTCGGAGGCCGGACAGGTAGTCCAGG
It encodes the following:
- a CDS encoding Crp/Fnr family transcriptional regulator → MVRTGAFGALTKKHQEQLMPLAREVSFAIDERIFNEGAKADRFWIIHTGTVALDVHVPGRRAAVIETLGAGELLGWSWLVPPHHWHLGAQATSPVRAYEFDAAAVSELCGKDPELRQELLAYVAAVIAGRLRSARVRLLDLYAPYGAGEVP
- a CDS encoding Hsp20/alpha crystallin family protein — encoded protein: MTHPARHGRGGLPAALRELEDLRTRVDQLMHAAFPGGGTSQFGAAEPWAPLADIEDTEDAYLVELELPGVEKDQITVEVDEGELDIHGEIKEKEHAGVVRRHTRRIGQFDYRTTLPPNSDTEHISADLTNGILTVRVPKTEQGKAHRVEITG
- a CDS encoding DUF1876 domain-containing protein encodes the protein MPHTVEWKVRLHLFEDDEGATKAHVVLDTGTTELTGHGTAHRHPADTNVPEIGDELAAGRAMRELAQQLLDIAERDIEGVGASRPSTRPSVGWRL
- a CDS encoding universal stress protein, giving the protein MELPLVVGVDGSDSSLHAVDWAVDEAARLGLSLRIVHASLWERYEGRLPSFSTDRPAEEVLAEHIAASCAERAQLRNPQVKVSSDVLPDDAVSALLHAAHESFALVVGSRGRGEVAGLLLGSVSLAVAARAVCPVFVVRGGERNQQGTFGKVMVGVGDSMEGSAAVRFAFREAEARGSALHAVRAWRRPAHEHVDHPLIADDAAGAHEERASALLTDALRDAVRDHPQVDVHRRAVEGPAHKVLLDASTETDLVVVGALRRHGHFGLQLGRVAHTLLHHAECPVAVVPQRA
- a CDS encoding glycoside hydrolase family 65 protein — protein: MSDWTWEYEGYDPTAERLRESLCTLGNGYFATRGAAPECRAGLVHYPGTYAAGCYNRLESPVAGRHVVNEDLVNLPNWLLLRFRVRRAGGAWCPWFSPDTSALLDYRHVLDLRWATLTRTLRFRDDDVGVLGVRQTRLVHMGDPHLAALRTVFTPEDWSGEIEIRSCLDGDVINGNVHRYRALNASHLTHVRTGAQESDTVWLSCRTSTSGIGIAMAARTVVVGRSAASSELRPARRRAVHRLVVPIAPGRPVDVEKTVALFTSRDTAISDPLEAALDRVSTAAGFSALLDSHVAAWERLWRRADIQVPGRAGGVLRLHLFHVLQTLSPHTADLDVGVPARGLHGEAYRGHVFWDELFVLPYLNLHFPEVSRALLNYRYRRLPRACRAAAAIGRAGAMYPWQSGSDGREETQVWHLNPRSGRWLPDHSRLQHHVGSAVAYNVWQYCEATGDTEYLHIKGAEMLLQIARFWADLADFDDGAGRYRIRGVVGPDEYHDGYPGATTPGLDDNTYTNVTAAWVLTRALDLVRRLPAWRREELFERVRLGGDELPKWEEVSRRLRVPFHQGVISQFEGYDDLAELDWDAYRARYDGIRRLDRILEAEGDTVTRYKASKQADVLMLGYLFSPAELRDLFRRLGYDLDDEVWRRTVDYYLQRTSHGSTLSGLVHGLVLARARRAEAWKYVQEALEADIADVQGGTTGEGIHLGAMAGTLDLVQRGLTGLETREDALWLDPVPLPALSEYGFSLRYRGHWGVAVRRRRGQLEIGVPDSEESPIRVVLADRAVTVAPGETCTLELPTS
- a CDS encoding Acg family FMN-binding oxidoreductase, translating into MVHDAAAAPSMHNAQPWRFRYVRRSRTFEMRADFERAMPRSDPRTRGLHIGCGAALLNLRVAVAHEGWHPETRLLHDPSDPALLASVRLTAPGIGENDLGALYPAIHERHSSRFPFDETEIPDAVREALSEAARREGAELTFPTSWHLQEVLEMVREAEARNLTDRGSDQDLAEWTRIDAPSANMTDDGVPEYAFGPRKRGGQAPMRDFAGPRQVAGRDAADFEESPQVALVSTSHDRPEDWLRAGQAMERVLLLATLEGLSSSFATQPLEWTDLRWPLRDPVTGTGYMQMLLRLGYGPKGPRTPRRPVAEVLDIRP
- a CDS encoding pyridoxamine 5'-phosphate oxidase family protein yields the protein MRAHLGDQLVIESPATGATRRDGEIVGLHHEDGTPPYDVRWSDTNEVTLVFPGPDAHLRHVEHGQRPGTPQGASQPDTAEPGPVSAAAPPTGTPNPGDIGRRVAADRHRSGLSLRETARRARMSPDYLAYLEDQPADPSLGTLIRLADALGTTVAALRGGGIDLPPGQGQALLHPQLRDLSPQECRTLLSTHGVGRIAVPASDGRPAVVPVNYEVVDDAIVFRTAPGSAPAAAVGKEVAFEVDHVDEAMSQGWSVLAVGPAHVVTEPDAVHGLTRRAHTTPWAGGEREMWVSIRPASLTGRRITPADE
- a CDS encoding CBS domain-containing protein; amino-acid sequence: MSETPHIVSDVMTQTVVAVGRDAPFKEIVRTMEQWKVSAMPVLEGEGRVIGVVSEADLLPKEEFRDSDPNLFEQRRRLSDFAKAGGVTAEELMSTPAITVHPDATLAQAARIMAVRHVKRLPVVDDIGMLQGIVSRADLLKVFLRSDEDIEEEVRRTVVSYLFPAFSHAIHVNVHEGVVTLRGHIHDTSLISVAVRLVRAVEGVVDVEPQLTGQSAGPDRPEEGP
- a CDS encoding CBS domain-containing protein; amino-acid sequence: MRHRTVAELMTRDVVRARRDTPFKEIARLLAENDVTAVPVVDDLDRPAGVVSEADLLRKSADRTDPSGRSPVPHLEAWERAKAEGSRAEELMSAPAVCARPEWSVVEAARLMEVHHIKRLPVVDETDRLLGIVSRGDLLRIFLRRDDAIRDEITEDVLWRTMGLAPSEVTAEVRDGRVELGGSVEFRSLIPVIERLCGSVDGVVSVAGHIAYRNDDARPSSAGG
- a CDS encoding nicotinate phosphoribosyltransferase, with amino-acid sequence MSEATTTDLYEVTMAMSYLREGMTGPATFSLFVRDLPPERGFLVAAGLESALDYLSGLRVGPEDVDAFASALHRPPRDLQPLLGLEFTGDVRAVPEGRIVLAGEPLLEVTAPLPQAQLVETYVLNQISHQTAIASKAARCVLAAAGHPVVDFSLRRAHGPQAGFQAARLGAMAGFAGTSNVAAATALGIPAVGTMAHSYVEAFATEEEAFRAFARCHLGPVTLLVDTYDTEEGVRVAARVLRDLDRGPGSAVRLDSGDLGALAARARSILDSVGLPDVRIIASGGLDEYAVDDLVRSGAPIDTYAVGTRVGVSADAPYLDSAYKMVEYDGRPVMKLSSAKVTAPGPKQVFRRTAYADVIRLTDEQSSGDGSPLLETVMRGGQRTGGRATLDACRQRLAADLAGLPPAARRIRDPVAPRATASEHLSALARRVRRHIDEQTSASYARPASP